The proteins below are encoded in one region of Streptomyces marianii:
- a CDS encoding ABC transporter ATP-binding protein — protein sequence MCVVRDLVKTYPAARARRGVPATPEVRANDGIGLDVGRGEIFGLLGPNGAGKSTLVRQLTGLMRPDSGTVEVLGHDLVRHPERASRLIGYLGQESTALDELTVALAAETTGRLRGLGARQARAERDTVLEELGLTGLAGRPLKKLSGGQRRLACFAATLVGERPVLVLDEPTTGMDPVARRAVWAAVDRRRAENEVTVLLVTHNVIEAETVLDRVAVLERGKVIACDTPAGLKERVAGEVRVELVWRERAPLDVPEVAALRPSAQESGRRWVLRLAPDEARAAVAAVTGGEAFSALDDFALATPSLEDVYLALGGHATKGLVKA from the coding sequence GTGTGCGTGGTGCGGGATCTGGTCAAGACGTACCCCGCCGCGCGTGCCCGGCGGGGGGTTCCCGCGACCCCCGAGGTGCGTGCCAACGACGGGATCGGCCTCGACGTGGGGCGCGGTGAGATCTTCGGGCTGCTCGGCCCCAACGGCGCCGGCAAGTCGACCCTCGTCCGGCAGCTGACCGGTCTGATGCGCCCGGACTCCGGCACCGTCGAGGTGCTCGGCCACGATCTCGTACGCCACCCCGAGCGGGCGTCGCGGCTCATCGGCTACCTCGGCCAGGAGTCCACCGCCCTCGACGAGCTGACCGTCGCCCTCGCCGCCGAGACCACGGGCCGGCTGCGCGGGCTCGGGGCGCGGCAGGCGCGTGCCGAACGCGACACGGTCCTGGAGGAGCTCGGCCTGACCGGCCTCGCGGGGCGGCCCCTGAAGAAGCTCTCCGGTGGGCAGCGGCGGCTCGCGTGCTTCGCCGCCACTCTGGTGGGGGAGCGTCCGGTACTGGTGCTGGACGAGCCCACCACCGGGATGGACCCGGTCGCGCGGCGGGCGGTCTGGGCCGCCGTCGACCGCCGGCGCGCCGAGAACGAAGTGACCGTCCTCCTCGTCACCCACAACGTCATCGAGGCGGAGACCGTTCTCGACCGGGTCGCCGTGCTGGAACGGGGCAAGGTGATCGCCTGCGACACGCCCGCCGGGCTCAAGGAGCGCGTGGCCGGCGAGGTCCGGGTGGAACTGGTCTGGCGCGAGCGGGCCCCGCTCGACGTGCCCGAGGTCGCCGCGCTCCGGCCGTCCGCCCAGGAGTCCGGGCGCCGCTGGGTCCTCCGGCTCGCCCCGGACGAGGCCCGGGCGGCCGTGGCCGCCGTGACCGGCGGCGAGGCGTTCTC